The Argiope bruennichi chromosome 5, qqArgBrue1.1, whole genome shotgun sequence genome segment AAGTAATGCATTAAATGGAAGGTATATCTAGTTGCATGTTAGTTGATTTAAAACATATGTATATTGAAAAAGAGGATTAAAGATTATCTAAAGTAATCTTTGTGTTTACTGGATATATTTccttatatgtttattattttagaagatttgTTTACAgatttgatgaaagaaaaaaaaggaaataaaatccaTTAGAATTTTACTTAGATTTCAACAATAGCAGAGAaatctttaaatacataaataataaaaactgtttaaatctCATTGCACTAATAGAAATTATTGGATACTTGTAAATTAACCGAATGTCATTAGGGggtatagttaaattttaattatggaagagactatttattattagtaggtAATCTTTGGCAGTTAtctaatttcagttatttttataattctccttgaataattatttaaattgaactttTGAATGTAAAAAGTGTATCCACATTACTTTTTATGCCTTGCATTATATTGTAGTGAATTTTTGgacttaaaaactgaaattaagtcaattcaatatttcagatattctatagttcaaactaaaataatatctattttgatttttaaaagaacgaAACATTTTAAGAGCCTAAGAAGctctcatttataatattttattttaagcctCATGGTGTTTGATCTATATTTTTTGTACTGTGCTTTAGATTATGCCTGCTCAAGTTATGGCTGGAGAAAAGACATTATGGACTGCTCCTTTTGATCCACGCTTTCCAAATACTAATCAAACTAAGTaagtaatgtatatatttttatcatatatatatatgcaagtaagatatataaatattatgaaagttttcaaaacttctgttggaaattttaatttgattgtgttgtagttatgataaatatttgtacaaactatataaattgaaatattaccattctgacatttttactttgttttttgcattttaataaatgtcaaatatataaGAACACCTAATATTTAAGaggaaaatttagatttaaaaaattaatattgcatagcTTATGCTTTACAGTTGACTTGAAATAGAGTGAAATCCGAAATCTTCATTTCAttgttagaataattttttgttaatacaaccaaataaatgaaaaattaactaattaataatgcATGTATTATTTGTAGTCTTTGATTGATagtaattttatctgaaaatctAAAAGTTGCAAGAAAGAGGagagttaaataaaagtttaaattttttagcggAGACACTgtttgaaagaaagttttaaatctCGCAGGTTTCAAAATGATATGGAAAATATGATGttggtaataaatttatttacttcattaaaatgttacacaaaaataataaaaaaatatataaaaatttgtatctgcatttaatagcaatttatttGATTCAGCATAAAATAGTGTTAGCTGTTGTAGAATATTAGGcaacggagaaaaaaaaatttttaaagaaatttttatgcatgaaaCAGCACACAATATTAATCTGCTGTATTTGTAGATAAAAACAATAGTTATATATCTAATGAAGCAAGCTTAATCTTGTtagaaataatatcttaaaaagaattataGACACAAAACATTGTGTCTCTGCATATCTGTGTTTTCTAACTACTGTTTTTAAATCATCCATGAAAGAATTCACTTCTATATTAGAAATGTTTGATCATAAATAAATGTGCCTATTTCTGAAATGGGGTTGCAAATTTCTACTCTTGATATCCAACACAACAAatcattttgtttctaaatttatttttctctttttttaaagctacttataagtttttattttatttatttattttttgtaaaaatacatatatctaCTTCtgtttttagatatttgtttttgtttatttttgatgaattcttCTTTTCTGGTTCTTGTGGTTCAGtatattttaatgctgttttaatatttagttttcttctGTTGCATTATGAGTATTTAGTTGTTGTGTAGATCTCACTAAATCCAATTAACAGATTAGTGCAtctaccaatatatatatataatataatgtaaaacacagatttttaagcagtttcatggatgaagagagagagagaagacacttgaattttaaactttgctGTTTAAATCCTGGGAGGCATAATTAATGTACATGAAGCCAGGACAAAATTGAAGTCCATTCATAAGTGATACAAGAgcgggaaaatattttttcttgtggtTTTATGCTATgcgattctgatagggatttctttgcagGTGTTGTGTTAAGTAACAGGAatataggtatattttaaaagaattcgcttagcttgacaaatttttatcccttcactcggaacaTGCGAAttgctgatttaagcatttttacagagcttctgtagcTCTACTTAAGTAAAAAGGTAGAATTGGATCcagaaacaagagaacactttagaatgaagttaatataggctaaatgaagataaaaattaggaaattaattagagtttaatttagattatatatatatatatatatatatatatatatatatatatatatatatatatatatatatatatatatatatatataatcaaagttAGAATATTGCATGTTAGTTGCCTTTGGTCTTGTCTATGAGAAAGATAAAGTGCCAGGAGGTTTGGATATATTGAACAAATCTATCCAATGGTGTGGTGCACTTGCAGGGTTTATGGATGACAAAAGTGTTTTCAAATCATAATTACAATATGTAACTCAAGGAATATGTCGCATAGAATGCAATATATATTCTTgtgtattttgaagaaaaatactcTGTACTTATTTTGACTTTTTAGTAGAaagtgaaaataagttttttttttttttaatcagcaattttttaatcttGGTTGGAATCTCGGAAGTTTTAAtccttttggaaatttttcaattttttttactccatTGAGACACATGTATTTAGATCTTAAATTGTTAAATCTCTATCAGTTTTAGAGAGAGAAAAATACAagtagaaaaacttttttttttttttgtattctatgATGTTACAATATAGGCATAAAAGCAGTTAAACGATATTTATTTGGTTATATTTACTTTTGGTTTggagatattaaatatgtgttttgACTATAGTTTGAAAAACATTCTACAATAGAAACTTTTTCTTTTGCTCATCATTTatcaacttttaattataaaaatatttttaataaaactaaattgtatttattttttatttaattgttatgattaattagttcattttcttttagGAATTGCTGGCAAAACTATATAGATTATCATCGCTGTCTAAAAGTAAAAGGAGAGGACTATTCACCTTGTGAATATTATAAAAGAGTCTACAATTCATTATGTCCCAATGCTTGGGTAATTGcaatagtattataaaaaaaattgtaaaacttttgatttaattgaagcaatatttaaaaaactacatttttaatgaaaatattttattttgaagtaagtaaaaatattttattttgaagggttttttttctttgaagcataacaattttaatctaaaagtttattttttaaagtgtaactgatgaatttatttattttaagttgaaacTGTCCTATGTATTAAATACCTTATTATGACCAGTttagaaatttgtt includes the following:
- the LOC129969699 gene encoding cytochrome c oxidase subunit 6B1-like — translated: MPAQVMAGEKTLWTAPFDPRFPNTNQTKNCWQNYIDYHRCLKVKGEDYSPCEYYKRVYNSLCPNAWTEKWDEQRAEGRFPGKI